The genomic region TCGCGCCCGGCGCCGCAGTGGAAGAGGACGCCGCCCGCGGGGGCCTGGGCGATCGTCCGCAGCGCGGCACCGGCCCGGTCGGGCAGCTCGGCGAGGTGCGGCAGGTAGTAGAGGGGCGTGCCGACGAGGCCGGTGTCCCAGTAGGGCACCCAGAAGTCCGGGTGGTCGTCGAGGCCGTCGAGGTCGACGTGCGCGACGTGGATCCACTCGGGCCGCGGATGCGTGTCCCGAGCGCGCTCCGCTGGCTGGCGGAGGTCGAGCACCGTGCGGAAGCCGAGCTCGCGCAGCCGCTCCCATCCGGCGTCGGTGATGAGGTCGGCGTCCTCGCAGCGGGCGAGGACGCCGGTCGGGGTCGTGCCGCCGCCGCGGAGGCGGATGCCGCCGAGGTCGCGGGCGTTGACGAGGCCGTCGATCGGGAGGGTTCGGTCGGATGCGGTCATCGCCCGAGTCGACCACGCGGGTCGGCGCCGCCGCATCATCCTCCCGACCCTCAAATAACCGTTTTACAGTTACGCACCCGGCGTGGTGGGATGGCCGCGTGCCCGCCGACGAGACCGACCTCCGCGACCTCCGCGTCATCGCCCACCCGCTGCGCCTGCGCCTCCTCTCGCTCTGCACCCGGTCGCCCGTGAGCGCGTCCGAGGCCGCGCGCGAGCTCGGCGAGACGCAGGCGAACGTCAGCTACCACCTGCGCCGCCTGCGCGAGGCGGGGCTCCTCGAGGAGGCGGGCGTCGAGCGGATCCGCGGGGGAGCGGCCAAGCGCTACCGACACGTGCCCGCGAGCGGCGAGCGGCTCGACGCGCTCACCGGGGGCGCCATGCCGGCCCTGGCCGCCGCGCTCACGGCCGAGCTGACCCGCCGCGCGGCGCGGCACGCGGATGGCACGCGGCCGGTGATCACGGACGCCGAGCTCACGGTCTCGACCGGCACGTGGATCCGCGTTCAGGAGCTCGCCCGCGAGCTCGGCACCGTGCTCCACGACGACTCCGCCCGCCGGCCGGGGGATGACGACGTGACGGTGAGCGCGACGCTGGCGCTGTTCGCGATGGCGGTGCCCGCGCCCGCGCCCGCAGCCGCGCCCGCGCCGGCGGATCCGGCGTCCCCGTGACCGCGACCCGCACGCCGCCTCCCGCCCGCACCGGCTACCTCGCCGTCCTCGCGCTGCCGGGTGCGCTCCGCGTCTTCCTCCCCGCGATGCTCGGCCGCCTCTCGTTCGCGATGGTCGCGCTCGCGCTGCTGCTCCTCGTCCAGGCGCGCACCGGGTCCTTCGCCGCCGCCGGCCTCGCGACCGGCGCGTTCGGCCTCGCCAACGTCCTCGCCTCACCGGTCCGCGCCCGGCTCGTGGACGCCCGCGGCCAGCGTCCCGTGCTCGTGGCGCTCGCGGCCGCCCACGCCCTCGGGCTCGTCGGGGTGCTCGCGGTCGTCCGCGTCGGCGCGCCGGTCGCGGTCGTCGTCGTGACGGCCGCGCTCGTGCCCGACGCGCGGATGCGGACGCGCGCCTACAGCCTCGACGCCGTGGGGGAGGAGGTCGTCTTCACCGTCGGCCCGCTCCTCGTGGCGGCGCTCGTCGCGGTCGCGGATCCCGAGGTCGCCGTGCTCGCGTCCGCCGCCGCGAGCGTGCTGGGCACGCTGGGCATGACGTCGTCGCGGCTGTCCCGGGCGCAGGGCGCTCGGCCGCCCGCGTCGGTGATCCCGACGGCGGAGGGGGTGCCGGGGTCGAGCCGCCGCCGGCCAGCGGATCCGCTCCGCCAGCCGCTCGTGATCCCCCTGCTCGTGACGCTGCTCGGGGTCGGCGCGGTGCTCGGATCCGTCGAGGTCGCCGTCGCCGCGCTGGCCGAGCGCGCCGGCAGCACGGCGCTCGCGGGCCCGCTGCTCGCCGCCTTCGCCGCGGGCAGCGCGGTCGGCGGCCTCGCGTACGGGTCGCGCGCGTGGCGGGCGCCGGCGCGGATCCGCCTGGTCGTCCTCGTCGCCGCGATGCTCGCCGCGACGGCCCTGCTCGCCGTGGTCGCGGCCCGGGTCCCCGCCGCGCCGGACGCGCGCGCCCTCCTCCTGCTCGGCGCCGCGCTCGTGCCGGTCGGCCTGTTCCTCGCCCCCGCGATGGTGTCGGGCTACCTCCTCGCGGACGCCCAGACCGAGCCGTCGGTGCGCACCGAGGGGTCCGCCTGGGTGAACACGGCCGTCAACACGGGGGTCGCGCTCGCGGCGGCCGCGGTCGGGGCGGTGGTGGACGCGGCGGGCCCGCTCGCCGGGATCGTCGTCGGCGGGCTCGCGGCGCTGGTCGTCGCGGGCATCGCGGCGCCCGCGCTCCTGCGCCGACACGCGACGGCGGCGCCCGCGGCGGCGGAGCCGACCTAGCCCAGCGCCTCCACGACCGGTCGGAACTTCATCGCCGTCTCGGCGCGCTCGCGCTCGGGCTCGGATCCCGCGACGATGCCGGCGCCCGCGTGCGCGACGATGGCGCCCGACGGATCCACCTGGGCGCCCCGCAGCGCGATGGCCCACTCGCCGTCGCCGTCGGCCGCGACCCAGCCCACCGGGCCGGCGTAGCGCCCGCGGTCGAAGGGCTCGAGCTCGGCGATGAGCTCCAGCGAGGCGGCCGTCGGGTGCCCGGCGACCGCGGCCGTCGGGTGCAGCGCGCCCACGAGGTCGAGCGACGAGGATCCGTCGCCCAGCGTGCCGGTGACGTCGCTCGCCAGGTGCCACAGGTTCGGCAGCTTGAGCGTGAACGGCGCGTCGGTCGTGGCGAGGTCGCGGCTGTGCGGGCGGAGGGCATCGAGCACGCTGTCGCGCGCGAACGCGTGCTCCTCGTTGTCCTTGGGGCTCGCGGCGAGGCCGGCGGCCGCGGCGGCGTCGGCCCGCGCGTCCGCGCCGCGCGACACTGTGCCGGCGAGCACGCGGGCGCCGACCGTGCCGCCGCCGACGCGCACGAGCGTCTCGGGGCTCGCGCCGATGAGGCCGTCGACCGCGTAGGTCCAGCAGTCCGGGTAGCCGAGCGCGAAGCGGCTGAGGGCGAGGCGCAGGTCGCCGCCGAGGGGGAGGCGGCCCACGAGGTCGCGCGCGAGCACGACCTTCTGCGCCTCGCCCGTGCCGATGGTCGCGACGGCGCTCGCGACGGCCCGCTCGTAGTCGTCGGGGCCCATGGATCCGGGGCGCAGGTGCAGGCGGTACTCGGCGCCGGAGCGCTCGGGCACGGGGAGGGAGCCGGCGGCGAGGGCGTCGAGCGGGGAGGCGACGTCGCCGTCCTCCTGGTCGGCGAGCCGGATCCGCGTGACCCACGACACCCCGTCCCGCCGCCCGACCACGACGCGCGGCACGACGAGCACGCTCGCGGCCGCCGAGTCGTCGGCGAAGGCGAAGGCGCCGAACGCGATGAGGCCGGTGCCGGGGATCCCGAGCGGATCCGTCACGACCGCGGCCGCGGCCACCTCGCGCCAGGCGGCGGCGGCGTCGCGCACGCGGTCGGGCCCGCGGAACTCGAGCCGGAGGGCCTCGCCGATGCCGCCCATCCCGGATCCGTGCCGCAGCCACACGAGCGGGTGCCGGGCGTCGAGGAGGGGGACGAGCCGGGCGATGGAGTCGACGGGGGTGGTGTCGACGAGGAGCGCTCGGACGCGGGATGCGGTCACGGATGCCAGCCTACCGCCGGGGATCCGGGCCTCCCCGGGAGCCCGGGCGCCCCCGATGCCCGCCCGCCGCCGCCCGTCGCCCCCGTCCTCTGATGGGCCCCTGGGCATCCGGCCGCCGCCCACCGCGTGCCCAGCGCGCCCGAATAGACTGATGGCGTGATGCGAGCAGACCTCAGCAAGAAGCCCGGCCAGGTGTCGGCCATGTTCGACGAGGTCTCGAGCGCCTACGACCGCACGAACACCCTCCTCTCGGTAGGGAACGACCAGCTGTGGCGCCTCGCCACCACGCGCGCCGTCGCGCCGGTCGCCGGGGAGCGGATCCTCGACCTCGCCGCGGGCACGGGCACCTCGAGCGCCGCGCTCGCCGCGTCCGGCGCCCACGTGGTCGCCGCCGACTTCTCCGAGGGCATGCTCGAGGTCGGCCGCCGCCGTCACGCCGGCGACCCGCGCATCGAGTTCGTGCACGCCGACGCCACCGACCTCCCCTTCGACGACGACTCCTTCGACGCCGTCACCATCTCCTTCGGCCTGCGCAACGTCGTCGAGCCGCGGAAGGGCCTCGACGAGCTGCTCCGCGTGCTCAAGCCCGGCGGCCGCATCGTCATCTGCGAGTTCAGCACGCCGCCCGTGCCGCTGGTGCGCCGCGGCTACGACCTCTACATGAAGGCCGTCGCGCCGTCGCTCGTGAGGCTCGTGAGCTCCAACGCCAGCGCGTACGAGTACCTCAACGAGTCGATCCAGGCCTGGCCCGACCAGGCGACGCTGAGCTCCTGGCTCCGCGAGGCGGGATTCGCCTCGGTCGAGCACCGCGACCTCACCGCGGGGATCGTGGCGCTGCACCGCGGCGTCAAGCCCGCCGGCCGCCACGCCGCTCCCCGTCCCGCCGCGTCCTGACCGCGCGTGAACCCACAGACAAGGACGCCGAACATGAGTCCGAGCATCCCGCTCGCCCGCCGCGGCAGCTCCGTCGCCTCGCACGCCAGCCTCACCGAGCGCCTCTTCTCGTCCTCCGGCGACCGCCGCATGGCGCGCAGCATCGACGACGGGCTCGCGCTCGTCGAGGAGCAGCTGCTCCGCGAGGTCCGGTTCGCCGACGACGTGGCCGACGTCACCACCCGCTACCTGCTCGACGCGGGCGGCAAGCGCGTGCGCCCGATGCTCGCCCTCCTCATCGCGCAGCTCGGCGAGGGCAACACGCAGCAGGTGGTCGACGCGGCCGTCGCCATCGAGATCACGCACCTCGCGTCGCTGTACCACGACGACGTCATGGACGAGGCGGACATGCGCCGCGGCGTCCCGAGCGCGCAGGCCGTGTGGGGCAACTCCATCGCGATCCTCGCGGGCGACCTCCTCTTCGCCCGCGCCAGCAAGATCGTCGCCGACCTCGGCCCGCGCGCCATCCGCCTGCAGGCCGCGACCTTCGAGCGCCTCGTGCTCGGCCAGCTGCACGAGACCATCGGCCCGCGCGACGAGCAGGATCCCATCGAGCACTACCTCGACGTCCTCGCCGACAAGACCGGCTCCCTCATCGCGTGCGCCGCGCAGATGGGCGTCATCTACTCCGGCGCGGATCCCGAGCTCGAGTCGGCCGTGCTGGCGTTCGGCGAGCGCACGGGCGTGGCCTTCCAGCTCGTCGACGACGTGCTCGACCTCGCCGACCAGCCCGAGGAGACCGGCAAGCTCGCTGGCACCGACCTCCGCGCGGGCGTCGCCACCCTCCCCCTCCTCTACCTGCGCCGCCTCGCGGAGACGGACGCCGCCGCGGCGTCGCTGCTCGCGCGGATCCAGCGCGACGTCGAGCACGAGGAGACGCCCGAGTCGGAGGCCGACCTCACCGCGGCCATCGCCGAGCTCCGCGACCACGAGGTCACGGCCCGCACCATCGCGGAGGCCCACCGCTGGGCCGCCGAGGCGGTCGACGCGCTCGCGCCGCTCCCCGAGGGCCCGGTCAAGAAGGCGCTCACGCGCTTCGCCGACACCATCGTCGAGCGCACGCGCTAGCTGCCGCTCGTCCCCGCCGGCTCTCGCGGGGATCCGCACCACCACGCCCCCGACGGCCGGCACGGGGACGACGACGAACCGGAGACACCAGTGACCAAGCTCAGGCTGGCCATCGTGGGCGCAGGGCCCGCGGGCATCTACGCGGCCGACATCATCCTGAAGGCCGAGAAGCAGTTCGACGTCTCCATCGACCTGTTCGAGCGCCTCCCCGCGCCGTACGGCCTCGTCCGGTACGGCGTCGCGCCCGACCACCCGCGCATCAAGGGCATCATCGGCGCGCTGCGCGACGTGCTCGACCGCGGCGACATCCGCATCTTCGGCAACGTCGACTACGGCCGCGACATCACGCTGGAGGACCTGCAGAAGCACTACAACGCGGTCATCTTCTCCACGGGCGCGATCCGCGACGCCGAGCTCGACATCCCCGGCATCGACCTGCCGGGCTCCTACGGCGCGGCCGACTTCGTCAACTGGTTCGACGGCCACCCCGACTTCCCGCGCGACTGGCCGCTCGACGCCCGCGAGGTCGCCGTCATCGGCAACGGCAACGTGGCGCTCGACGTGGCGCGCATGCTCGCCAAGCACGCCGACGACCTGCTGCCCACCGAGATCCCGGACAACGTCTACACGGGGCTCAAGCACTCGCCCGTCACCGACGTCCACGTCTTCGGCCGCCGTGGCCCCGCGCAGGTGAAGTTCACGCCGCTCGAGCTCCGCGAGCTCGGCGAGGTGCCCGACGTCGACGTCATCGTCTACGACGAGGACTTCGGAGTGGATCCCGCCGCCGAGGAGGCCGCGAAGACCAACAAGCAGGTCATGGTCATCAGCCGCGTGCTGGAGAAGTGGCGCACGCGCGAGAGCGGATCCGCGTCCCGCCGCCTGCACCTGCACTTCTACTCGCGCCCCGCGGAGGTGCTCGCCTCCGACGACGCCGAGCCCCGCGTCGCGGGCCTGCGCATCGAGCGCACGCGTCCGGACGGCCTCGGCGGCGTCGAGGGCACGGGCGAGTACCGCGACGTCCCCGTGCAGGCGATCTACCGCGCGGTCGGCTACTTCGGCTCGCCCGTCGACGGGATCCCGTTCGACGAGCGCCGCGGCGTCATCCCGAACCACGAGGGCCAGGTCCTCGACACGGACAACACCCGCATCCCCGGCGTCTACGCCACGGGCTGGATCAAGCGCGGGCCCATCGGCCTCATCGGGCACACCAAGTCCGACGCCATGGAGACCGTCTCGCACGTGCTCAACGACCAGGGCGACTGGTGGACCCCCGAGGCGCCCGAGGAGCAGGCGATCGTCGACCTCCTCGCCGAGCGCGGCGTCGAGTACACCGACCTCGCCGGCTGGCACGCGCTCGACGAGCACGAGATCGCCCTGGGCCGGCCGCACGGCCGCGCCCGCATCAAGGTGGTCGAGCGCGACGAGATGCTCGAGGCGTCGCGCCCGCGGCAGTCCGTGTGATCCGCACGCGCTGACCCGCACCCCCGATCGACGCCGACGGGCACCCGCGGTCCTCCCGCGGGCGCCCGTCCGTCGTCCGTCCCCAGCCGCGCGCCCGTCCGCGCGGTCGGCGCATCGCAGCCCCTAGGGTCGCCGCGTGATCCCCGCCGCCTCGCCCGCCCTCGTCGTCGCGGCCGGGCTCGCCGGAGCCGCCGTCGGCGCCGTGTCCCCCGCGCTCGCCCGCGTCGCCCTCGCCGGGGGCCGCCGCCCCGACGGCCTCGACGCGCGCCCGCTGGATCCGCTCCCCGGCCTCGGCCGCGCCGCCGCGGTCGTCGCCGCCCTGGTCACGGCGATCCTCGCGGCGCTCGTCGTCGCCGAGACGCCGCCCGCGCGGATCCCGCTGGCGCTGCTGCTCGTGGCTGTCGGCCCGGCGCTCGTGCTCGCCGACCTCGCCGCGCACCGCCTGCCCGACCGCGCCACCGCTCCCGCGGCCGTCGCGGCCGCGGCCCTCGCGCTGGTCTCCGGCGGATCCCCCCTCCTGCTGCAGGCCGCGGCGTGCGGTGCCGGCGCCGTCCTCGTGCTCGCGCTCCTCCAGGCCGCGACCGGCGGCGGCCTCGGCACCGGCGACGTCAAGCTCGCGGGCGTCATCGGCCTCGCCCTCGGGCAGCTCGGGCCCGCGCAGGTCGCGCTGGCCATCGCCGCGAGCACGCTCCTCGGCGGCGTCGCGGCGACGGCCCTCCTCGTGGGAGGCCGTGCGCGGGCGTCGACCGCCGTCCCCTTCGGCCCGTGGCTCGTGCTGGGCGCTCTCCTCGTCGCGTCCGCTCCCAGTACGCTCACCTGAGCCTGCGGACGCCCCGGCCGATGGTTGCCTGTACGCCGCGGCCTCCGCGCGCCGACAGGCGTACGGTGGAGGAAGTGTCCAAGACCCCGGCATCGACGTACTGACGAGCCAGAGGAAATGAAATGGCACAGAGATCGCTCACACTGCTGCAGGACGAGACCGGCGTGCTCCTGGCCGCGGCGTCGCGGGCGGTGGTGTCGCTCTATCGGCCGCTGCTCCAGCCCCTCAACCTCACGCATCCGCAGTACCTCGTGCTGCTGGCCCTCGATGAGGAGGAGCCGCAGGCCGTCGTCGACCTCGCCGAGAAGCTGCATCTGACCCCCGGCACGCTCTCGCCGCTGCTCAAGCGCCTCGAGGTGTTCGGCTACGTCACGCGCTTCCGCGACACCACGGACGAGCGTCGCCTCTCCGTCGGGCTCACGGACGCCGGGCGCGACATGCTCCCGGTCATCTGGCGCGTCGGCGACCAGGTCCGCCGTGACATCGCGGGCGAGGACGAGGGCGACTCGCCGCTCCGTGACCTGCTGCAGGACGTGCTCGACCGCGCCACCGCCCAGGAGCAGGAGCAGGACCCGGCCGACGACCGCGACTGATCCGCGTCCCCCGCGGGGTCCGCGCGACTACTGCACGCCCGAGGTCAGGCGCGCGAGGTTGTCGAGCACCGTGCTGGTGCGGGTGCGCCGGCTCCACTCCTCGAGGGTCAGCTCGCGGCTGCGCTTCCGGTAGCCGTCCTCGACCCGCCGCATCTCCCGCACGAACCCGGGGCCGCGCACCATCAGCGACACCTCCATGTTGAGGCTGAACGACCGCATGTCCATGTTGCTCGAGCCGATGACGGCCACGTCGTCGTCGATCGTGAAGTGCTTGCTGTGCAGGATGTACGGGGCCCGGTACATCCAGATCCGCACGCCCGCATTGAGCAGCTCCTCGTAGTAGGAGCGCTGCGCGTGGTACACGACGGGCTGGTCGCCGATCTCGCTGACGAACAGCTCCACCGAGAGCCCGCGCTGCACCGCCGTCGTGATCGCGTACCGCATCGAGTCGTCGGGCACGAAGTACGGCGACGTGATCACAATCCGCTCCTGCGCGTAGTAGAGCAGCGCGTTGAACAGCCGGAGGTTGTTCTCGCCGGGGAACCCGGGTCCGGACGGCACGACCTGGCAGTCGAGCTCCTCGTCGTCGTCCGAGGCCGCGATCTCGATGGGCTCGGTCTCGCGCACGAGCAGTTGGTCGGTCTCCGCGTACCAGTCGGTGATGAAGATCGCGTTGAGGCCGCTCACGATGGGGCCCTCGAGCCGGGTCATGAGGTCCTGCCACTTGAGGCCGCGCTTGCGATTGACGACCTTGTTGTAGCTGCGGTGCACCATGTTCTGGGATCCCATGAAGCCCACGCGGCCGTCGACCACGAGCACCTTGCGGTGGTTGCGGAGGTCCGGCCGCTGGTAGCGCCCGCGCAGCGGCTGCACGGGGAGCATGAGCTGCCAGTCCGCGCCGATCGCCGTGAGCTTGCGCGTCGTCCGCCGGTAGCCGGGCGCCCGCAGCGACGCGATGTGGTCGAGCAGCACGCGCACCGTCACGCCGCGCTGCACCGCCCGCTCGAGCGCGTCGAAGAAGGGGGCGCTCGTGACGTCCCACGCGAGGATGTAGAACTCGACGTGCACGTAGCGCGTCGCCTTCTCGACCTCCGCGGTCATCGCCGCGATCGACTCGTCGTAGTGGCTGTAGAGCTTGGCCCTGTTGCCGCCCACGAGCGGCATGGAGCCGAGCGTGCGGTTCAGCTCCACGACCGAGTCGAGCCACGACGGCCACGAGTGCTCGCGCGTGACGCGCTCGATGCCCTCGGTCGACTCGATGATGAACCGGTTGATCTCCTGCTGCTTCTCGCGGCGCCGCTTCGGCAGCCGGGTCGAGCCGATGAGGAGGAACAGGAGGATGCCGATGTACGGCAGGAAGAAGATCGCCATCAGCCACGCCATCGCGGTGGACGGCCGGCGGTTGCGGGGGATGACCAGCAGGGCCACCACGCGCACGATGAAGTCGACGACGACCGCGAGCCCCGCGAGGACGAGGGTGGTCATCGAGGGGTCCATCAGGCGCAGTCTAACCGCCGCGACCGGGCCGTCCGGGGGACGCGGTGCCCGCCGGACAGGCGGGGCACGCGCCCGGACGGATCAGCGGAAGTTGACGAACTGCAGGTCGAGATCCACGTCGGCGCCCTTGAGCAGCGCGATGGTCTGCTGCAGGTCGTCGCGGCTCTTGCTGGAGACGCGGAGCTCGTCGCCCTCGACGCGGCTCTTGATGCTCTTGGGGCCCTCGTCGCGGATGATCTTGCCGATCTTCTTCGCGTTGGCCTGGTCGATGCCCTGCTTGAGGGTGACCTCGATGCGGTACTCCTTGCCCGAGGCGAAGGGCTCGCCCTCCTCGAGGCTCTTGAGGCCGATGCCGCGCTTGATCATCTTCGTCTGCAGCACGTCGAGGATCGCCTTCACGCGCTCCTCGCTCGAGGCCTTCATGAGGATGGTGTCGCCGCTCCACTCGATGGAGGCGCCCACGTTCTTGAAGTCGTAGCGCTGCTCCACCTCCTTCTGGGTCTGGTGGACGGCGTTGTCCGCCTCCATGCGGTCGACCTTG from Clavibacter michiganensis subsp. insidiosus harbors:
- a CDS encoding tyrosine-protein phosphatase — protein: MTASDRTLPIDGLVNARDLGGIRLRGGGTTPTGVLARCEDADLITDAGWERLRELGFRTVLDLRQPAERARDTHPRPEWIHVAHVDLDGLDDHPDFWVPYWDTGLVGTPLYYLPHLAELPDRAGAALRTIAQAPAGGVLFHCGAGRDRTGLIALLLLLAVGAEPDDIVDDYLEAIRLGPERSANSGQPDMEPAIEAFLAERGTTSEAAFREAMAGIDLDGLLAAVGFTDDERRALRSWRGAIPAA
- a CDS encoding ArsR/SmtB family transcription factor, with product MPADETDLRDLRVIAHPLRLRLLSLCTRSPVSASEAARELGETQANVSYHLRRLREAGLLEEAGVERIRGGAAKRYRHVPASGERLDALTGGAMPALAAALTAELTRRAARHADGTRPVITDAELTVSTGTWIRVQELARELGTVLHDDSARRPGDDDVTVSATLALFAMAVPAPAPAAAPAPADPASP
- a CDS encoding MFS transporter, yielding MTATRTPPPARTGYLAVLALPGALRVFLPAMLGRLSFAMVALALLLLVQARTGSFAAAGLATGAFGLANVLASPVRARLVDARGQRPVLVALAAAHALGLVGVLAVVRVGAPVAVVVVTAALVPDARMRTRAYSLDAVGEEVVFTVGPLLVAALVAVADPEVAVLASAAASVLGTLGMTSSRLSRAQGARPPASVIPTAEGVPGSSRRRPADPLRQPLVIPLLVTLLGVGAVLGSVEVAVAALAERAGSTALAGPLLAAFAAGSAVGGLAYGSRAWRAPARIRLVVLVAAMLAATALLAVVAARVPAAPDARALLLLGAALVPVGLFLAPAMVSGYLLADAQTEPSVRTEGSAWVNTAVNTGVALAAAAVGAVVDAAGPLAGIVVGGLAALVVAGIAAPALLRRHATAAPAAAEPT
- a CDS encoding isochorismate synthase: MTASRVRALLVDTTPVDSIARLVPLLDARHPLVWLRHGSGMGGIGEALRLEFRGPDRVRDAAAAWREVAAAAVVTDPLGIPGTGLIAFGAFAFADDSAAASVLVVPRVVVGRRDGVSWVTRIRLADQEDGDVASPLDALAAGSLPVPERSGAEYRLHLRPGSMGPDDYERAVASAVATIGTGEAQKVVLARDLVGRLPLGGDLRLALSRFALGYPDCWTYAVDGLIGASPETLVRVGGGTVGARVLAGTVSRGADARADAAAAAGLAASPKDNEEHAFARDSVLDALRPHSRDLATTDAPFTLKLPNLWHLASDVTGTLGDGSSSLDLVGALHPTAAVAGHPTAASLELIAELEPFDRGRYAGPVGWVAADGDGEWAIALRGAQVDPSGAIVAHAGAGIVAGSEPERERAETAMKFRPVVEALG
- the ubiE gene encoding bifunctional demethylmenaquinone methyltransferase/2-methoxy-6-polyprenyl-1,4-benzoquinol methylase UbiE, translated to MRADLSKKPGQVSAMFDEVSSAYDRTNTLLSVGNDQLWRLATTRAVAPVAGERILDLAAGTGTSSAALAASGAHVVAADFSEGMLEVGRRRHAGDPRIEFVHADATDLPFDDDSFDAVTISFGLRNVVEPRKGLDELLRVLKPGGRIVICEFSTPPVPLVRRGYDLYMKAVAPSLVRLVSSNASAYEYLNESIQAWPDQATLSSWLREAGFASVEHRDLTAGIVALHRGVKPAGRHAAPRPAAS
- a CDS encoding polyprenyl synthetase family protein produces the protein MSPSIPLARRGSSVASHASLTERLFSSSGDRRMARSIDDGLALVEEQLLREVRFADDVADVTTRYLLDAGGKRVRPMLALLIAQLGEGNTQQVVDAAVAIEITHLASLYHDDVMDEADMRRGVPSAQAVWGNSIAILAGDLLFARASKIVADLGPRAIRLQAATFERLVLGQLHETIGPRDEQDPIEHYLDVLADKTGSLIACAAQMGVIYSGADPELESAVLAFGERTGVAFQLVDDVLDLADQPEETGKLAGTDLRAGVATLPLLYLRRLAETDAAAASLLARIQRDVEHEETPESEADLTAAIAELRDHEVTARTIAEAHRWAAEAVDALAPLPEGPVKKALTRFADTIVERTR
- a CDS encoding FAD-dependent oxidoreductase, with the translated sequence MTKLRLAIVGAGPAGIYAADIILKAEKQFDVSIDLFERLPAPYGLVRYGVAPDHPRIKGIIGALRDVLDRGDIRIFGNVDYGRDITLEDLQKHYNAVIFSTGAIRDAELDIPGIDLPGSYGAADFVNWFDGHPDFPRDWPLDAREVAVIGNGNVALDVARMLAKHADDLLPTEIPDNVYTGLKHSPVTDVHVFGRRGPAQVKFTPLELRELGEVPDVDVIVYDEDFGVDPAAEEAAKTNKQVMVISRVLEKWRTRESGSASRRLHLHFYSRPAEVLASDDAEPRVAGLRIERTRPDGLGGVEGTGEYRDVPVQAIYRAVGYFGSPVDGIPFDERRGVIPNHEGQVLDTDNTRIPGVYATGWIKRGPIGLIGHTKSDAMETVSHVLNDQGDWWTPEAPEEQAIVDLLAERGVEYTDLAGWHALDEHEIALGRPHGRARIKVVERDEMLEASRPRQSV
- a CDS encoding prepilin peptidase: MIPAASPALVVAAGLAGAAVGAVSPALARVALAGGRRPDGLDARPLDPLPGLGRAAAVVAALVTAILAALVVAETPPARIPLALLLVAVGPALVLADLAAHRLPDRATAPAAVAAAALALVSGGSPLLLQAAACGAGAVLVLALLQAATGGGLGTGDVKLAGVIGLALGQLGPAQVALAIAASTLLGGVAATALLVGGRARASTAVPFGPWLVLGALLVASAPSTLT
- a CDS encoding MarR family winged helix-turn-helix transcriptional regulator, yielding MAQRSLTLLQDETGVLLAAASRAVVSLYRPLLQPLNLTHPQYLVLLALDEEEPQAVVDLAEKLHLTPGTLSPLLKRLEVFGYVTRFRDTTDERRLSVGLTDAGRDMLPVIWRVGDQVRRDIAGEDEGDSPLRDLLQDVLDRATAQEQEQDPADDRD
- the cls gene encoding cardiolipin synthase; translated protein: MDPSMTTLVLAGLAVVVDFIVRVVALLVIPRNRRPSTAMAWLMAIFFLPYIGILLFLLIGSTRLPKRRREKQQEINRFIIESTEGIERVTREHSWPSWLDSVVELNRTLGSMPLVGGNRAKLYSHYDESIAAMTAEVEKATRYVHVEFYILAWDVTSAPFFDALERAVQRGVTVRVLLDHIASLRAPGYRRTTRKLTAIGADWQLMLPVQPLRGRYQRPDLRNHRKVLVVDGRVGFMGSQNMVHRSYNKVVNRKRGLKWQDLMTRLEGPIVSGLNAIFITDWYAETDQLLVRETEPIEIAASDDDEELDCQVVPSGPGFPGENNLRLFNALLYYAQERIVITSPYFVPDDSMRYAITTAVQRGLSVELFVSEIGDQPVVYHAQRSYYEELLNAGVRIWMYRAPYILHSKHFTIDDDVAVIGSSNMDMRSFSLNMEVSLMVRGPGFVREMRRVEDGYRKRSRELTLEEWSRRTRTSTVLDNLARLTSGVQ
- a CDS encoding YajQ family cyclic di-GMP-binding protein encodes the protein MADSSFDVVSKVDRMEADNAVHQTQKEVEQRYDFKNVGASIEWSGDTILMKASSEERVKAILDVLQTKMIKRGIGLKSLEEGEPFASGKEYRIEVTLKQGIDQANAKKIGKIIRDEGPKSIKSRVEGDELRVSSKSRDDLQQTIALLKGADVDLDLQFVNFR